Genomic window (Pseudothauera hydrothermalis):
ACGCCCGCCACCATATCTGCATTTGGGATGAAGTGGCCAAGGCGTTCTTCACCGGCGACACGTTCGGGCTGTCCTATCGGGAACTGGATGTGGATGGGCGGGCGTTCATCTTTCCGACCACTACGCCCACCCAGTTCGATCCCGACGCCATGCATGCGTCGATCGACCGCATGCTGTCTTTCGATCCGCAGGCCATGTACTTGACCCATTACAGCCGGGTCACCGATGTGCGGCGTCTGGCGGCCGACCTGCACCGGCTGATCGACACTCAGGTGGCGGTGGCGCGGGCCGCGCGCGGCGATGGGGTGGCGCGTCATGTGGAGATTCTCGCCGGACTGGAGCAGATTGCCCGCGAGGAAGCCGCCCGCCAGGGCTGGACCTTGTCCGAAAACGACATGCTGGAATTGCTGCGCGACGATCTCGAACTCAACGCGCAGGGGCTGGGCGTCTGGCTGGACAGCCTGCGCGTACCCGAGCCCGAAACGGTTTGAGCGGACCGGACAGCCATGCACGCCGATCCCCGGTTCGAGGTTGACCCGCAGCGCCGCTTTGGTGGCATTGCACGCTTGTATGGGGAGGAGGCACTGGCTCGACTGGCCGCCGCTCACCTCTGCGTGGTGGGCATCGGCGGTGTCGGCTCGTGGGCGGCAGAGGCACTGGCCCGTAGCGGCGTGGGGCGGCTTACCTTGATCGATCTGGACCATGTCGCCGAATCCAACATCAACCGCCAGGCGCATGCGCTGGAATACACCCTTGGGCAGGCCAAGGTGCTGGCCATGGCAGAGCGTCTGTGCGCCATCAATCCGCAGCTCGTCGTTGATCCGGTCGAAGCGTTCGTGACCACGGACAATGCCGGTGCGCTGCTGCAAGGCTTCGATCATGTCATCGATGCGATTGACCACGTGAGCGCCAAGATCGCCATTGCCCTCACCTGTAGGGCCCGTGGCATCGGACTGACGATGACCGGTGGCGCCGGTGGCAAGACCAACCCCTGCGCCATTCGTGTGGATGATCTGGCAC
Coding sequences:
- a CDS encoding tRNA threonylcarbamoyladenosine dehydratase, with translation MHADPRFEVDPQRRFGGIARLYGEEALARLAAAHLCVVGIGGVGSWAAEALARSGVGRLTLIDLDHVAESNINRQAHALEYTLGQAKVLAMAERLCAINPQLVVDPVEAFVTTDNAGALLQGFDHVIDAIDHVSAKIAIALTCRARGIGLTMTGGAGGKTNPCAIRVDDLARSSQDPLLAKVRARLRRQHGYPREPRRKFGIEVVYVDEPVRRPQRACDNARGPQGLSCAGYGSSMMMTASVGLAAAARAVERLLITVGADAQSPGRGKT
- a CDS encoding MBL fold metallo-hydrolase encodes the protein MQDVIAHPNGIYAVDSGYGRPQLAAIHVMVHEGRAAVVDTGNNASVSRVLAVLASLGIAPQAVDWVMLTHIHLDHAGGAGSLMCALPNARLAVHPRGVRHMADPQRLWEATAAVYGAERAFSLYGRLVPVPLERIEPVADGQVLTLAGRCLRVLHTPGHARHHICIWDEVAKAFFTGDTFGLSYRELDVDGRAFIFPTTTPTQFDPDAMHASIDRMLSFDPQAMYLTHYSRVTDVRRLAADLHRLIDTQVAVARAARGDGVARHVEILAGLEQIAREEAARQGWTLSENDMLELLRDDLELNAQGLGVWLDSLRVPEPETV